From the genome of Sphingobacterium kitahiroshimense, one region includes:
- a CDS encoding helix-turn-helix domain-containing protein, with protein MIRFENFASYNQYVGLKEPLDDDIDIGYYQPLHMRSTSDPVLIDFYRISIKINLVYSNTPDATPITAVFFNSPNLANGWDIAPLPTYTGMYLQLSKKIIAENRFLFKNYLDYGQHEALYLTQAEAEEIRTVFELMMPYYNSKKKNNTVLLSYVNVLVSLVEAFYKRQFSTDPKQYNRILTDFQQHLHEYYRQPVKQLPTVQYFADKLGLSANYLGDIIKHLTNKSALENIHDFVVKKAKELLEIKKELNSTEVAYALGFEYPNYFAKFFKKQVNLTPRQYRQSLINK; from the coding sequence ATGATACGATTCGAAAACTTTGCGTCTTATAATCAGTATGTAGGTTTAAAAGAACCGTTAGATGACGATATAGATATCGGTTATTATCAGCCACTTCACATGAGGTCTACATCAGATCCTGTTTTAATAGATTTTTATCGGATTTCAATAAAGATAAATCTGGTTTATAGTAATACGCCAGATGCAACGCCCATTACAGCCGTTTTTTTCAATAGTCCTAACCTCGCAAATGGTTGGGATATAGCACCGCTCCCCACCTATACAGGAATGTATCTACAGCTCTCAAAGAAGATCATTGCGGAGAACCGATTTTTATTCAAAAATTACCTGGATTATGGACAGCATGAAGCATTGTATCTGACCCAGGCGGAGGCGGAAGAAATCCGTACGGTATTTGAATTGATGATGCCTTATTATAACAGTAAAAAGAAAAATAATACGGTATTATTATCCTACGTCAACGTGTTGGTCTCTTTAGTAGAAGCATTTTATAAAAGACAGTTTTCAACAGATCCAAAGCAGTACAACCGAATCCTGACAGATTTTCAACAACACCTTCACGAGTATTATAGACAACCCGTCAAGCAGCTTCCAACAGTACAGTATTTCGCAGATAAATTAGGCTTGTCGGCCAATTATTTGGGCGATATCATCAAACATTTAACAAATAAATCTGCCCTTGAAAATATCCATGATTTTGTAGTAAAAAAAGCCAAAGAATTGCTCGAGATCAAAAAAGAATTGAATAGTACCGAGGTTGCGTATGCACTTGGATTTGAGTACCCGAACTATTTTGCCAAGTTCTTTAAAAAACAGGTGAATCTTACCCCTCGACAATACCGTCAGTCCCTGATCAATAAATAA
- a CDS encoding NAD(P)H-dependent oxidoreductase, which yields METIKKVLLINAHLPYPNWSEGTLNKAFIQVAHEFFLSKGYEVIETSIEKGYNADEEVEKHLEAAIIILQTPINWFGAPWIYKKYVDEVFNSGLFSEKFLSGDGRTREDLSRQYGTGGKMQGKKFMVCSTWNAPEASFNDENQQLFRGISTADYLMHITSNYRFCGVEVVSDYNCFDIFKDGDIATSLQNYPAHLAQVFEI from the coding sequence ATGGAAACTATAAAAAAAGTACTTTTAATCAATGCACATCTGCCCTATCCCAATTGGTCAGAAGGAACACTCAATAAAGCTTTTATACAGGTGGCGCACGAATTTTTCTTATCAAAGGGTTACGAGGTCATCGAGACGAGTATCGAGAAAGGATACAACGCAGACGAGGAAGTAGAAAAACATTTGGAAGCGGCCATCATAATTTTACAGACACCGATTAATTGGTTTGGCGCTCCATGGATCTATAAAAAATATGTAGATGAAGTATTCAATAGTGGCTTATTCAGTGAAAAATTTCTTTCAGGTGATGGCAGAACCAGAGAAGATCTCTCCCGACAATATGGAACAGGAGGTAAAATGCAAGGTAAAAAATTTATGGTATGTAGTACCTGGAATGCACCTGAAGCAAGTTTTAATGATGAAAACCAACAGTTATTTAGAGGTATAAGCACTGCTGATTATTTAATGCATATAACAAGTAATTACAGATTCTGCGGCGTAGAAGTTGTCTCGGACTATAACTGTTTTGATATTTTTAAAGATGGTGATATCGCAACAAGCCTCCAAAACTATCCGGCACATCTAGCTCAGGTTTTTGAAATTTAA
- a CDS encoding SDR family oxidoreductase, with amino-acid sequence MKTTGNTIFISGGSAGIGLAIAKKLDAAGNKVIINGRNEERLQKALKELDQAVAIQGDLSVESDRIRIANDLKTNYPDVNIIINNAGAAFAYLLSETIGAHEKAAIEMNTNYFSVIHFAELLLPHLLQKAEAAVINISSIAVFGSHVMLPTYGATKAALHSYTTALRQTYQDQKKLQVYEVYPPLVDTEFSAEIGGANGIPASEVADELFLALEKNQFDVPVGDTKQFFQETN; translated from the coding sequence ATGAAAACAACAGGAAATACCATATTCATCAGCGGCGGAAGTGCCGGAATAGGATTAGCGATTGCTAAGAAATTAGATGCAGCAGGAAATAAGGTTATTATCAACGGCAGAAATGAAGAACGGCTTCAAAAGGCGTTAAAAGAACTGGATCAGGCAGTGGCCATTCAGGGAGATCTGTCGGTCGAATCAGATAGAATCCGTATTGCCAATGATTTGAAAACAAATTATCCGGATGTTAATATTATCATCAATAATGCAGGTGCTGCTTTTGCTTACCTCTTAAGTGAAACGATCGGAGCACATGAAAAAGCAGCTATTGAGATGAATACCAATTATTTCAGTGTTATCCATTTTGCAGAATTGCTACTTCCACATCTTCTTCAGAAAGCTGAAGCGGCTGTTATTAATATTTCATCAATAGCAGTGTTCGGAAGCCATGTAATGCTACCCACTTATGGTGCTACGAAAGCGGCGCTCCATAGCTATACTACCGCATTAAGACAGACCTATCAAGATCAGAAAAAGCTGCAGGTCTATGAAGTTTATCCGCCTTTGGTCGATACCGAATTTTCCGCAGAAATCGGAGGGGCAAACGGTATTCCTGCTTCTGAGGTTGCTGATGAATTGTTTTTAGCTTTGGAAAAAAATCAATTTGATGTTCCTGTAGGAGATACCAAACAGTTTTTCCAAGAAACTAACTAG
- a CDS encoding alkene reductase, producing the protein MENSVIFNSYHKNGLQLRNRIVMAPMTRSRSDNPENKATALTALYYKQRASAGLIITEGTFISPEAVGVIHVPGIYTQEQIAGWKLNTEAVHAENGVIFAQLWHTGAYSHPDLHQGKKPLAPSDVNPEQQVFTATGFKLTVAPQPMTVADIKRTVNDFKQGALHAFEAGFDGVELHAANGYLLQQFFSKNSNLRNDEYGGSIENRARILFEILDAIKEVADIRKVAVRLNPSLNGIMGILVDDETIALYNYLVNRLQDYDLAYLHLIEPFTDVSGNPNAIQEVAKHFRPLYTGTIIINRGFNKDTADKVLSDGDADLVSFGVPFIANPDLVERYRTGAALNVPDQNTFYTPGEKGYTDYKTIDQY; encoded by the coding sequence ATGGAAAACAGTGTAATATTTAATTCTTACCATAAAAATGGATTACAATTGCGGAACCGGATAGTGATGGCTCCCATGACCAGAAGCCGTTCTGATAATCCCGAAAATAAAGCAACAGCGTTGACTGCGCTGTATTACAAACAACGTGCTTCTGCTGGACTGATCATTACCGAAGGTACATTTATCAGTCCTGAGGCGGTAGGTGTTATACATGTTCCTGGAATTTATACGCAAGAGCAGATCGCAGGCTGGAAATTGAACACGGAAGCAGTACATGCTGAAAACGGAGTCATCTTTGCCCAGCTTTGGCACACTGGAGCATACTCGCATCCTGATCTTCATCAGGGTAAAAAACCGTTGGCCCCTTCGGATGTAAATCCAGAGCAGCAGGTTTTTACAGCGACGGGATTTAAACTTACTGTCGCTCCTCAGCCCATGACGGTTGCTGATATTAAAAGAACGGTTAATGATTTCAAACAAGGGGCGCTTCATGCTTTTGAAGCTGGATTTGACGGTGTTGAACTTCATGCTGCCAACGGCTATTTACTGCAGCAGTTTTTTAGTAAAAATTCTAATCTGCGCAACGATGAATATGGGGGTTCGATCGAAAATAGAGCGCGCATTCTTTTCGAGATTTTGGATGCCATAAAAGAGGTGGCCGATATCCGTAAAGTTGCGGTACGTCTCAATCCTTCTTTAAACGGTATTATGGGTATTTTGGTCGACGATGAGACCATTGCACTTTACAACTATCTAGTCAATAGACTTCAAGATTACGACCTGGCATATCTGCACTTGATAGAGCCGTTTACTGATGTTTCAGGAAATCCCAATGCTATCCAGGAGGTTGCCAAACATTTTCGTCCGCTTTATACAGGTACGATCATCATCAACCGTGGTTTTAATAAAGACACGGCAGATAAAGTTCTAAGCGATGGCGATGCCGACTTGGTTTCATTTGGCGTACCCTTTATTGCAAACCCTGATTTAGTGGAGCGTTACAGAACCGGAGCTGCACTAAATGTTCCGGATCAGAATACCTTTTATACTCCGGGCGAAAAGGGTTATACAGATTATAAAACTATAGATCAATATTAA
- a CDS encoding winged helix-turn-helix transcriptional regulator, whose translation MKNRSQCPISCSLDILGDKWSLLLIRDLMRLKQCTYSDFLKSGEKIATNILASRLLMLEENGLISKLYHPESKAKVLYILTKKGIDLLPILIEMQLWVNKYYTVPKEQKEIIKAVKQDKEGFIKAQKKVLSDGIKVEH comes from the coding sequence ATGAAAAATAGATCGCAATGCCCTATCAGTTGTTCATTAGATATTTTAGGAGATAAATGGTCCTTATTGCTCATCCGGGATTTAATGCGCTTGAAACAATGCACCTACAGCGACTTTTTAAAATCTGGTGAGAAGATTGCGACCAATATATTAGCTTCAAGATTATTAATGCTGGAAGAAAATGGACTGATCAGTAAACTGTATCATCCGGAAAGCAAAGCAAAAGTTTTATACATCCTTACTAAGAAGGGTATCGATTTACTCCCGATATTGATTGAGATGCAATTATGGGTAAACAAATATTACACGGTACCCAAAGAACAGAAAGAGATCATTAAAGCGGTTAAACAGGATAAAGAGGGTTTTATAAAAGCGCAAAAGAAAGTATTATCGGATGGAATTAAGGTAGAGCACTGA
- a CDS encoding AraC family transcriptional regulator translates to MKKMIKVPTSLISGPTPQNALMLDGCSIIEQCIHSMEAKGTMYLEEHLLMIVLEGSATLTYGKQQYVVGKNEMILLKKATAVKYDKIGNPDNDNIYDSLMFSIKDDLLKSFLAMSEIKVPKIEGEIKTGVYPMNECLVAFANSMKPYFLDHSVVQPGQLRLKIMELLYDIAEGNRNMFLQILQLHEPVRADIRHVVEMHYASPVSLPELAYLSGRSLSSFKRDFKAIYNMTPASWIREKRLEKAKEMLEATQLPVSEICYSLGFENISHFSRIFKEYHGQAPTVFRH, encoded by the coding sequence ATGAAAAAAATGATCAAAGTACCAACATCATTAATAAGTGGTCCTACTCCTCAAAATGCACTAATGCTCGACGGATGCTCTATTATCGAGCAATGCATCCATAGTATGGAAGCTAAGGGAACGATGTATCTGGAAGAGCATCTCCTCATGATAGTGCTCGAAGGATCTGCAACGCTAACTTATGGCAAACAGCAGTATGTTGTCGGTAAAAATGAAATGATTCTGCTAAAAAAGGCAACGGCGGTCAAATACGATAAAATTGGTAACCCCGATAATGACAATATCTATGACAGCCTGATGTTCAGCATCAAAGATGATTTATTAAAATCATTTTTAGCTATGTCTGAAATAAAGGTTCCGAAAATTGAAGGAGAAATAAAGACGGGAGTTTACCCGATGAATGAGTGCCTTGTTGCTTTTGCAAATTCTATGAAACCTTATTTTCTAGATCATTCTGTTGTGCAGCCCGGACAATTACGCCTTAAGATCATGGAATTACTGTATGACATCGCTGAGGGAAATCGGAATATGTTTCTCCAAATTTTACAGTTGCATGAGCCCGTTAGGGCGGATATCCGTCATGTTGTCGAAATGCATTATGCCTCACCAGTTTCTTTACCAGAATTAGCGTATCTATCCGGCAGAAGCCTATCCAGTTTTAAACGAGATTTTAAAGCCATTTACAATATGACTCCTGCATCATGGATTCGGGAAAAACGTCTTGAAAAAGCGAAGGAAATGTTAGAGGCAACACAATTGCCTGTTTCAGAAATTTGTTATTCTCTGGGCTTCGAAAACATTTCACATTTTTCGAGAATCTTTAAAGAATACCACGGACAAGCACCGACCGTATTTCGTCATTAA
- a CDS encoding nuclear transport factor 2 family protein, translating to MSTNKNSNTVQDYEDVLAIVAGYVDGLKTGNIEQLKKAFHQDAVMYGHLEHDLSQGSIENLYAYVQEFGAAPNIQTNLTVLHKTSTTAVVRVEMEHDAADEDFTDYHSLIKINGEWKIVAKLFHLYTK from the coding sequence ATGTCGACAAATAAAAACAGTAATACTGTACAAGATTACGAAGATGTGTTAGCCATTGTAGCAGGATACGTGGATGGGCTAAAAACGGGCAATATCGAACAGTTAAAAAAAGCATTTCATCAAGATGCTGTTATGTATGGTCATTTAGAGCACGACCTTTCACAAGGTAGTATAGAGAACCTTTATGCTTACGTTCAAGAATTTGGTGCCGCACCAAATATTCAGACCAATCTTACGGTGTTACACAAAACGTCCACCACAGCGGTAGTTCGTGTTGAAATGGAACACGACGCCGCAGATGAAGATTTCACAGATTATCACTCCCTGATAAAAATAAATGGAGAATGGAAAATTGTTGCAAAACTATTCCATCTATACACGAAATAA
- a CDS encoding NADH:flavin oxidoreductase/NADH oxidase, which yields MSKLFSPLTVKSVTFRNRIVTSPMCMYMANDGFANDWHLVHYGSRAMGGAGCVMLEATAVHSDGRIGVGDLGIWKDDHIEMLTKIASFIENSGSVPAIQLAHAGRKGSTWASGRDSHPLMPHDENGWEVIAPSAIAFSPNMQTPREMSSEDITSVQQAFADATKRALTAGFKLIEIHSAHGYLINEFLSPISNKRTDQYGGNRENRSRFLFEIIDKIKEVWPANLPIAVRISATDWMDEGWTIEDSKWLSKKLSQFGIDIVDVSTGGTVPKANITVGSGYQLPFASAIKREIKDNLIVGTVGLIKNAHQAETILTNGDADLIFIGREFLRNPYFALAAAGELRSQPPTPKPYELAF from the coding sequence ATGTCAAAATTATTCAGTCCTTTAACTGTAAAATCAGTAACTTTTAGAAACAGGATCGTTACGTCGCCCATGTGTATGTATATGGCTAATGATGGTTTTGCCAATGATTGGCATTTAGTACATTATGGCTCTAGAGCGATGGGGGGTGCAGGTTGTGTTATGCTCGAAGCGACAGCAGTCCATTCCGATGGACGCATTGGAGTTGGAGACTTGGGAATCTGGAAAGATGATCATATTGAAATGCTTACTAAAATTGCATCATTTATAGAGAATTCTGGCAGTGTCCCAGCAATCCAACTAGCACATGCTGGTAGAAAAGGAAGCACGTGGGCATCTGGACGTGACAGTCATCCGTTGATGCCTCATGATGAAAATGGATGGGAAGTTATTGCTCCGTCTGCAATAGCATTCTCTCCAAACATGCAAACCCCACGCGAAATGAGTTCAGAAGATATCACATCAGTTCAACAAGCTTTCGCAGATGCCACTAAGAGAGCATTAACAGCTGGTTTTAAATTGATAGAAATACACAGTGCACACGGTTATCTAATCAATGAATTCTTATCCCCTATTTCGAACAAAAGAACCGATCAATATGGTGGAAACCGAGAAAACCGTTCGCGTTTTCTATTTGAAATCATTGATAAAATTAAAGAAGTATGGCCTGCAAATCTTCCAATTGCGGTACGCATCTCAGCAACAGATTGGATGGATGAGGGTTGGACAATTGAAGATTCAAAATGGTTAAGTAAAAAGTTATCACAATTTGGAATCGATATTGTTGATGTTTCGACCGGTGGAACAGTACCTAAAGCTAACATTACAGTCGGTTCAGGATATCAATTACCTTTCGCCAGTGCCATCAAAAGAGAAATAAAAGACAATTTAATAGTTGGTACAGTGGGTTTAATCAAGAATGCACATCAGGCAGAAACCATCTTGACAAACGGAGATGCCGATTTGATCTTCATAGGAAGAGAGTTTTTAAGAAATCCCTATTTTGCCTTAGCAGCTGCAGGAGAACTTCGCTCACAACCACCTACCCCGAAACCTTATGAACTCGCATTTTAA
- a CDS encoding Crp/Fnr family transcriptional regulator has protein sequence MEQPTPQRVKEIFDPFYKADLKLWTEFAKYLQVRTFKKNELIKDYHSKEKYINILISGSVAHFVLAEEKDICINLYYEEQLFSDYLSFLTQSSTVIKTQALEESLVWSISHSDLHALYSRSTTGLIIGKAISDAMFIRKQSEQINLLTLSPTERYLKLIKERPEIFQRTSLKIICSYLGIAAESLSRIRKKNL, from the coding sequence ATGGAGCAACCCACACCGCAACGAGTAAAAGAAATATTTGACCCATTTTACAAAGCTGACCTGAAACTATGGACTGAATTTGCAAAATATCTTCAGGTGCGCACCTTTAAAAAAAATGAGTTAATAAAAGATTATCATAGTAAAGAAAAATACATCAACATATTAATTAGCGGTTCTGTTGCACACTTTGTTTTGGCAGAGGAAAAAGATATCTGCATTAATCTATATTACGAGGAACAATTATTCAGTGATTACCTATCCTTTCTTACCCAATCATCAACGGTTATCAAGACGCAGGCTTTAGAAGAATCGCTCGTATGGTCTATCAGCCATAGCGATCTGCATGCTTTATATTCCAGGTCCACTACAGGGTTAATCATTGGCAAGGCTATTTCCGATGCCATGTTCATCAGAAAACAATCCGAACAGATTAATTTACTGACGCTCAGCCCTACCGAGAGATATTTAAAATTAATCAAAGAGCGTCCCGAGATTTTCCAGAGAACATCATTAAAAATCATCTGCTCTTATCTCGGTATAGCAGCTGAAAGTCTGAGCAGGATTAGAAAAAAAAACCTGTAG
- a CDS encoding CPBP family intramembrane glutamic endopeptidase translates to MKNKVNYLAVLTFFIIAVLLRYLTNKTDLLNGISSGFIKIILQGISPTIAALAVFALFKIKPVLTLKGNYSNIMTPFLLYWALPIILILGTEYAIKGTLSFEAITAILIYGLLEEIGWRGFLQQQLKPLPEFLNVFIVAVLWFIWHLNFDFTSSNLLFLGILILGSWGIGKVATNTHSLLAVAAFHSLNNFFPEMNTIKIILLTSLLSIWVIALIIRKK, encoded by the coding sequence ATGAAAAATAAAGTAAATTATCTCGCTGTCCTGACGTTTTTTATTATTGCTGTTCTTCTTCGCTATCTGACCAATAAAACTGATTTATTGAACGGTATATCAAGCGGATTTATTAAAATCATCCTACAGGGTATTTCTCCCACCATTGCTGCATTAGCTGTCTTCGCTCTCTTTAAAATAAAACCCGTTCTAACATTAAAAGGGAACTACAGCAATATCATGACACCTTTTCTCTTATACTGGGCATTACCCATTATCCTAATTTTAGGTACGGAGTATGCTATCAAAGGAACCCTATCTTTTGAAGCTATTACCGCAATCTTAATTTATGGTCTTTTAGAAGAAATCGGATGGCGCGGATTTTTACAGCAGCAACTGAAGCCATTACCGGAATTTTTAAATGTATTCATCGTGGCTGTACTCTGGTTTATCTGGCACCTGAACTTTGATTTTACCAGTTCAAACCTCTTGTTTTTGGGGATTTTAATCCTTGGCAGCTGGGGAATCGGAAAAGTTGCCACTAATACCCATTCCTTATTAGCAGTAGCTGCATTTCACTCGCTCAATAATTTTTTCCCGGAGATGAATACCATAAAAATCATCCTACTCACTTCATTATTGTCCATCTGGGTCATTGCACTGATCATTAGAAAAAAATAA